From Penaeus monodon isolate SGIC_2016 chromosome 42, NSTDA_Pmon_1, whole genome shotgun sequence, one genomic window encodes:
- the LOC119598869 gene encoding 2-iminobutanoate/2-iminopropanoate deaminase-like: MASKIVRKVISTSKAPAAIGAYSQAVQGGNTLYISGQLGLDPKTLNLVSEDVVEQTKTALTNMGYILEAAGCTYKNVVKTTVLLADINDFAKVNEVYASFFSEAVPARAAYQVANLPKGGKVEIEAIALVGELDHQ, encoded by the exons ATGGCTTCTAAAATCGTAAGGAAAGTTATTTCCACCTCTAAGGCACCTGCGGCCATCGGTGCTTACAG CCAAGCGGTGCAAGGAGGCAACACGCTCTACATCTCCGGGCAGCTTGGGCTCGACCCGAAGACGCTTAACCTGGTCAGCGAAGATGTAGTCGAGCAGACCAAGACCGCTCTCACCAACATGGGCTATATTCTCGAGGCGGCCGGGTGCACGTACAAGaacg TGGTGAAGACAACAGTGCTGTTGGCTGACATCAATGACTTTGCAAAAGTGAATGAAGTCTATGCCTCGT TCTTCTCTGAGGCAGTACCAGCCCGGGCAGCTTACCAAGTTGCAAATCTTCCAAAG ggAGGAAAAGTCGAGATCGAAGCCATCGCTCTAGTCGGAGAGTTGGACCATCAGTGA